A portion of the Pseudarthrobacter sp. L1SW genome contains these proteins:
- a CDS encoding TetR/AcrR family transcriptional regulator — MSTDTRDRILSTALELFHANGYSATGVLDITRAAGVPKGSFYHFFQSKEALAVETVKQYQGVVRYELLEKSSQSPLERIREHLAYITKMAEAEHFQRGCLLGNFSNEMPSQSAVVTAVVEQSLTLWTDKLAAAIAEAQAEEEISNRSDPRRLAGFIIASFEGAVARSKVTRSRAPLDGFLETVYSDVLA; from the coding sequence ATGAGCACCGACACCAGGGATCGCATCCTTAGCACCGCCCTCGAACTCTTCCATGCGAACGGCTACTCTGCGACAGGCGTGCTGGACATCACCCGGGCGGCCGGCGTTCCCAAGGGCTCCTTTTATCACTTTTTCCAGAGCAAGGAAGCCCTCGCGGTTGAAACAGTGAAGCAGTACCAGGGCGTAGTCAGGTACGAGCTTCTCGAGAAATCCTCTCAGTCTCCCTTGGAGCGGATTCGCGAGCACCTGGCCTACATCACGAAAATGGCGGAGGCGGAGCACTTTCAGCGGGGATGCCTGCTGGGGAACTTTTCCAACGAAATGCCCTCCCAGAGCGCTGTGGTGACAGCCGTTGTTGAACAATCCCTCACCCTGTGGACAGACAAGCTTGCGGCGGCCATTGCAGAGGCGCAAGCCGAGGAGGAGATCTCCAACCGCAGCGATCCGCGGCGGCTCGCCGGCTTCATCATCGCAAGTTTCGAAGGCGCGGTCGCCCGATCGAAAGTAACACGTTCACGGGCGCCTCTCGACGGCTTTCTGGAAACCGTCTACTCGGACGTCCTGGCCTGA
- a CDS encoding VOC family protein: protein MSTPTTEILKNALDQAATDHGVYEADTLGGVHDAEWPAWYADHMAKTLSDAGYTLNTSQKAAEKQPVVELKLEVLVLPVSDVDRAKDFYQKAGFRLDADFNISEELRIIQLTPPGSEMSIIFGTGVTESEPGSVQNLHLIVKDIIEAQADLHNRGIDISEVWHDVDGLFHRPGGRNRVSGPSPDRADYGSFASFSDPDGNGWFLQEVLTRAPGR, encoded by the coding sequence ATGTCTACCCCCACCACCGAAATCCTGAAGAACGCCCTGGACCAGGCCGCCACCGACCACGGAGTCTACGAAGCCGACACCCTGGGAGGCGTCCACGACGCCGAATGGCCAGCCTGGTACGCGGACCACATGGCCAAGACCCTCTCCGACGCCGGCTACACCCTTAACACAAGTCAGAAAGCGGCCGAGAAACAGCCGGTTGTTGAGTTGAAGCTGGAAGTCCTTGTCCTGCCCGTCTCGGATGTCGACCGAGCAAAAGACTTCTACCAGAAGGCCGGCTTCCGCCTCGACGCCGACTTCAACATCAGCGAAGAACTGCGCATCATCCAGCTCACCCCTCCGGGCTCGGAAATGTCGATCATCTTCGGCACCGGCGTCACGGAGTCCGAGCCAGGGTCGGTCCAGAACCTGCACCTGATCGTCAAGGACATCATCGAAGCGCAGGCGGACCTGCACAACCGCGGGATCGACATCAGCGAAGTTTGGCACGACGTCGACGGGCTCTTCCACCGCCCGGGCGGGCGGAACCGGGTCAGCGGACCCTCCCCCGACAGGGCAGACTACGGCTCCTTTGCCTCCTTCAGTGACCCGGACGGCAACGGCTGGTTCCTGCAGGAAGTCCTCACCCGGGCGCCCGGACGATGA
- a CDS encoding CdaR family transcriptional regulator: MPRPDWIRLAAGRPGSGLAGLRESHFEAQQAARVAKLSPRQKFWDYDDAATLALLIADPQGAARFVQVQLAGLLGPDQRVTDIRDTLRHFLLAGRSRIAAAQALHLATNTVAYRVKRAVELLGRPINENPVTTLLALELVHAFPQLLQQD; encoded by the coding sequence GTGCCGCGCCCCGACTGGATCCGGCTTGCGGCCGGACGGCCCGGCTCCGGGCTGGCGGGCTTGCGGGAAAGCCACTTTGAGGCGCAGCAGGCGGCCCGGGTCGCCAAGCTATCGCCGAGGCAGAAATTCTGGGATTACGACGACGCCGCTACGCTTGCGCTGCTCATCGCTGACCCGCAGGGCGCCGCGAGATTTGTGCAGGTACAGCTTGCCGGGCTGCTGGGTCCGGACCAAAGAGTGACCGACATCCGCGACACCCTGCGGCACTTCCTGCTGGCTGGCAGGAGCCGGATCGCCGCAGCACAAGCCCTTCATCTGGCAACGAATACCGTGGCATACCGCGTCAAACGGGCGGTCGAGCTCCTCGGGCGGCCCATCAACGAAAACCCTGTGACCACACTCCTGGCCCTAGAGCTTGTGCATGCATTTCCCCAGCTCCTGCAGCAAGACTAG
- a CDS encoding EthD family reductase translates to MQTKIILIIDNLANPKAFEQQAPALLALAKDLPELLRVESAQVWPKEDGTPTPAHRTLDLYFSDYASAARAVATPEAGAFFEALTAAGGTFTGLFAKIETP, encoded by the coding sequence ATGCAGACCAAGATCATCCTCATCATCGACAACCTGGCAAACCCGAAAGCGTTCGAGCAACAAGCCCCCGCACTCCTGGCCCTGGCCAAGGACCTCCCCGAACTGCTCCGGGTCGAGTCGGCCCAGGTCTGGCCCAAGGAGGACGGAACACCAACACCGGCACACCGGACGCTGGACCTGTATTTCTCCGACTACGCATCCGCAGCCAGGGCCGTGGCCACGCCCGAAGCGGGAGCGTTCTTCGAAGCACTCACCGCCGCAGGCGGCACCTTCACCGGCCTGTTCGCGAAGATCGAAACCCCATAG
- a CDS encoding ketopantoate reductase family protein: MRILITGAGATGGAYGCRLIEAGRDVTFLVRPKRADALQRAGLTLDAPDGRRTLKVRAVTSIQPDDHYDLVIAAVKAPALEQVLKTAAPAIGPETMILPILNGMDHLDTLQAAYPGHVLGGLVKIVATLDESGAVLQKTSLSTMTVGTLDGTPLNADLRETLSVPGIALTVDGDMLTRLWEKWAFIAAAGVITCLFRGAIGDILAAGGEHHILQAIAEAEDVARASGHPVTASSHAQSIKMLTEPDSSFTSSLYRDLQHGDPVESEHILGALAARAKTLHVPTPLLDAALLQMRTHQHAQSRKIQEPRQNEP; the protein is encoded by the coding sequence ATGAGAATCCTGATCACCGGAGCCGGAGCCACCGGAGGCGCGTACGGTTGCCGCCTTATCGAGGCGGGACGAGACGTGACTTTCCTTGTCCGTCCGAAGAGAGCCGACGCCCTGCAACGCGCAGGGCTGACCTTGGACGCTCCGGACGGCCGCCGTACACTGAAGGTGCGGGCAGTCACCTCAATTCAGCCCGATGACCACTACGACCTGGTGATCGCTGCCGTGAAAGCACCAGCCCTGGAACAGGTGCTCAAAACAGCAGCACCTGCCATCGGGCCAGAAACAATGATTCTGCCCATACTCAACGGCATGGACCACCTGGACACACTGCAGGCGGCATACCCTGGCCACGTTCTCGGCGGCCTCGTGAAAATCGTTGCCACCCTTGACGAGTCAGGAGCGGTGCTCCAGAAGACCTCTTTGAGCACCATGACTGTGGGCACCCTCGACGGGACACCCCTGAACGCCGACCTCAGGGAAACACTCAGCGTTCCAGGCATCGCACTCACCGTCGACGGAGATATGCTGACGCGCCTGTGGGAAAAGTGGGCCTTCATCGCCGCTGCAGGAGTGATCACCTGCCTCTTCCGCGGCGCTATCGGGGATATCCTCGCCGCCGGTGGGGAACACCACATCCTGCAAGCCATAGCAGAGGCCGAAGATGTTGCACGCGCTTCAGGTCACCCCGTCACGGCAAGCAGCCACGCCCAAAGCATCAAGATGCTCACCGAACCGGACTCATCGTTCACATCCTCGCTATACCGCGACCTCCAACACGGTGACCCAGTCGAATCCGAACACATCCTCGGAGCCCTGGCCGCCCGCGCCAAGACCCTCCACGTCCCAACCCCCCTGCTCGACGCCGCACTGCTCCAAATGCGCACACACCAACACGCACAAAGCCGGAAAATACAGGAGCCACGCCAAAACGAACCGTAA
- a CDS encoding VOC family protein, giving the protein MVDISHHAERLTDPREDTYKEPIYDVAQLGHVEILSPDLQTTADFFTRVYGLYMVEETADSVYLRAWNDDVLTSLKVTAAAQPGPGHVAWRCTSPQALGRRVAALEAKGIQGQWVDGDVGHGRAYQYRGPGGHLQEIYFETEKFVAPDGQRPYLPNQPQKYDPHGVAAAHLDHINLLVPDVALASTFAQESLGFKLRERLVPAGGDQEVGAWLSVMTKAHDLALTQEPYPTEGRLHHLAYAVGSREDVLRAADIFMENGVPIDFGPAKHSRTQGFFLYVIEPGGNRIEVFSGGIHIFSPDWEPVTWDTETGGRSTAWGLATPPSFKEYATPHYVPAAAPVG; this is encoded by the coding sequence ATGGTTGACATTTCCCACCACGCCGAACGGCTCACAGATCCACGGGAAGACACGTACAAGGAGCCCATTTATGACGTCGCTCAGCTGGGCCACGTGGAAATCCTCAGCCCGGACCTTCAGACCACGGCGGATTTCTTTACTCGTGTCTATGGCCTCTACATGGTGGAGGAAACCGCTGATTCGGTCTATCTGCGGGCCTGGAACGACGACGTGCTGACGTCGTTGAAGGTGACGGCCGCGGCCCAGCCCGGCCCCGGCCACGTCGCGTGGCGCTGCACCAGTCCGCAGGCTCTGGGCCGCAGGGTCGCCGCGCTGGAGGCCAAAGGAATCCAGGGACAGTGGGTAGACGGGGACGTCGGGCACGGCCGCGCCTACCAGTACCGCGGCCCCGGCGGGCACCTGCAGGAGATCTACTTCGAGACCGAAAAGTTCGTCGCCCCGGATGGGCAGAGGCCCTACCTGCCGAACCAGCCGCAAAAGTATGATCCGCACGGCGTCGCGGCAGCGCACCTGGATCACATCAACCTCCTGGTGCCCGACGTCGCCCTGGCCAGCACATTCGCCCAGGAATCCCTCGGTTTCAAGTTGCGGGAACGGCTGGTCCCCGCCGGTGGTGACCAGGAGGTCGGGGCGTGGCTTTCGGTCATGACGAAGGCCCACGACCTTGCCTTGACCCAGGAGCCGTACCCCACCGAAGGCCGGCTGCACCACTTGGCGTATGCCGTGGGAAGCCGCGAGGACGTGCTCCGCGCCGCTGACATCTTTATGGAAAACGGTGTGCCGATCGATTTCGGCCCGGCCAAGCACTCCCGCACCCAGGGGTTTTTCCTTTACGTCATCGAACCCGGTGGAAACCGGATCGAGGTGTTCTCCGGCGGGATCCACATCTTCTCCCCGGACTGGGAACCGGTCACTTGGGACACGGAGACTGGCGGGCGCAGCACGGCCTGGGGCCTTGCCACTCCGCCGAGCTTTAAGGAATATGCCACCCCGCATTATGTTCCCGCCGCAGCGCCGGTGGGCTGA
- a CDS encoding alpha/beta fold hydrolase — protein MSQYSAPNLSVTGSNGTTYAYRRFGRTGSTPLVFFQHFRGNLDSWDPALVDTIAADREVILFDASGVAGSTGQVPATFKDFGRDALAFIDAMGLEEADLFGFSIGGFVAQEVALQRPHLVRRIILAGTGPEGGRDMNGWADEPWAHAMKDVQDGGDIHYLFFNTTAESKRRGDEFIGRIFTRTEGRDADVSLTARDAQAAANIAWGVPDPAKLSRLAAIKAPTLVANGDNDIMVPTANSYLLAGTIPNAELIIYPNANHGFLFQYPHEFAAEVLAFLTRN, from the coding sequence ATGTCCCAGTACAGCGCCCCGAACCTCAGCGTCACGGGAAGCAACGGCACCACCTACGCCTACCGCCGGTTCGGCAGGACCGGCAGCACACCCCTCGTCTTTTTCCAGCATTTCCGGGGGAACCTCGACAGTTGGGACCCGGCCCTTGTCGACACAATCGCCGCGGACCGGGAAGTTATCCTCTTTGATGCCAGTGGGGTGGCGGGTTCGACCGGACAGGTGCCCGCCACCTTCAAGGACTTCGGCCGCGATGCCCTGGCGTTCATCGATGCCATGGGTTTGGAAGAGGCGGACCTGTTCGGCTTTTCCATCGGCGGCTTCGTAGCCCAGGAAGTTGCGCTGCAGCGCCCACACCTGGTCCGCCGCATCATCCTGGCCGGCACGGGGCCCGAGGGCGGTCGTGACATGAACGGCTGGGCCGATGAGCCCTGGGCACACGCCATGAAGGACGTCCAGGACGGCGGGGACATCCATTACCTCTTCTTCAACACCACCGCGGAGAGCAAGCGCAGGGGTGATGAATTCATCGGCCGCATCTTCACCCGCACCGAGGGCCGTGACGCCGACGTTTCACTGACCGCCCGCGATGCCCAGGCCGCAGCGAACATTGCATGGGGAGTTCCGGATCCGGCGAAACTGTCCCGTCTGGCCGCGATCAAGGCCCCCACCCTGGTGGCCAACGGCGATAACGACATCATGGTTCCCACCGCCAATTCCTACCTTCTTGCCGGCACGATCCCGAACGCCGAATTGATCATCTACCCGAACGCCAACCACGGATTCCTCTTCCAGTACCCGCACGAATTCGCCGCCGAAGTTTTGGCATTCCTCACCCGGAACTAA
- a CDS encoding DUF2199 domain-containing protein yields the protein MDDQRVNGWQCGSCGQQHQGLATVFGAQAPDVWMHATLAEREAGELTGDMCVLEVGGERHYFLRGHIDIPLLDSPGEVFSWSVWVSLSQESAQKIADHWDDPARASMPPVFGWLCNELPYDLPTTSIATHVHNREPGAVPYIELDPSVDHPLVREQATGIPLHRLAEINKAVMG from the coding sequence ATGGATGACCAGCGCGTGAACGGATGGCAGTGCGGGTCCTGCGGACAGCAACACCAAGGACTCGCTACGGTTTTCGGAGCCCAAGCTCCGGATGTGTGGATGCATGCCACCCTAGCCGAACGGGAAGCAGGCGAACTGACCGGCGACATGTGCGTACTTGAAGTCGGAGGAGAACGGCATTACTTCCTTAGAGGACATATTGATATCCCTCTGCTTGATTCCCCCGGCGAGGTCTTTAGCTGGTCTGTCTGGGTCTCACTCAGCCAAGAGAGTGCCCAAAAGATCGCGGACCACTGGGATGACCCGGCACGAGCCTCTATGCCCCCCGTGTTCGGTTGGTTATGCAACGAGCTTCCCTACGACCTGCCCACGACCTCAATTGCGACGCACGTGCATAACAGGGAGCCAGGAGCGGTTCCCTACATCGAGCTCGACCCGTCCGTTGACCATCCCTTGGTGAGAGAACAAGCGACGGGAATCCCGCTTCACCGGCTGGCCGAAATCAACAAAGCGGTAATGGGCTAA
- a CDS encoding 4a-hydroxytetrahydrobiopterin dehydratase — protein MTDPQRKLSAAELAEAGLTGWRLTGEALTATFRTRKFSTGLELVNRIGASAEEANHHPDLTLTYPEVGVTLSSHDVGGITSRDIDLARTISGHAADLGVAAVD, from the coding sequence ATGACTGATCCCCAGCGGAAGCTGTCCGCCGCCGAGCTCGCCGAAGCCGGGCTCACCGGCTGGCGCCTGACCGGCGAGGCCCTCACCGCCACCTTCAGGACCCGGAAGTTCTCAACCGGGCTGGAGCTCGTGAACCGCATCGGCGCCTCCGCCGAGGAGGCCAACCACCACCCCGACCTCACGCTCACCTACCCCGAGGTCGGCGTCACGCTCTCGAGCCACGATGTCGGCGGGATCACCAGCCGCGACATCGACCTGGCCCGCACCATCAGCGGCCACGCCGCGGACCTCGGGGTCGCCGCCGTGGACTGA
- a CDS encoding DUF3040 domain-containing protein has translation MALTEREQQQLEELEKQFKADDPQFAQAMESQPDRPSNSRLVIGGVLLTVAGIAVLLAGLALPDPATNLIIGLLGFATMATGLYLATKNVFTKPAPGAKTAKTAGDGTENRTKPGTKDSWSNTVWWALLFWWV, from the coding sequence ATGGCCCTCACCGAGCGCGAACAGCAACAGCTGGAGGAACTGGAGAAGCAATTCAAAGCCGACGATCCCCAGTTTGCCCAGGCCATGGAGTCCCAACCGGACCGGCCTTCAAACAGCCGACTCGTCATAGGCGGCGTTCTACTGACAGTTGCCGGCATCGCGGTCCTCCTCGCCGGGCTGGCACTGCCGGACCCCGCAACCAACCTCATCATCGGTCTCCTGGGTTTCGCCACCATGGCGACCGGACTCTACCTCGCTACCAAAAACGTGTTCACTAAGCCGGCGCCGGGTGCGAAGACGGCAAAAACCGCCGGTGACGGCACAGAAAACCGCACCAAGCCCGGCACCAAGGACTCCTGGAGCAATACCGTCTGGTGGGCCCTGCTGTTCTGGTGGGTCTAA
- the aroQ gene encoding type II 3-dehydroquinate dehydratase, which produces MSNRVLVLNGPNLNMLGTREPEIYGSDSIADVERLVRDRAAKHGLEVDFLQSNHEGDLIDALHRGRSENIGCVVNPAGLTHTSVALHDAIKASELDVVEVHISNPHTREAFRHHSFVSPVAKAVIAGAGVSGYAFGLDIIAARHAARCASESTTAQEG; this is translated from the coding sequence ATGTCAAACCGTGTCCTGGTCCTGAACGGACCCAACCTCAACATGCTCGGAACCCGCGAACCTGAAATCTACGGGAGCGACTCCATTGCCGACGTCGAACGCTTGGTCCGGGACCGGGCAGCCAAGCACGGACTGGAAGTGGACTTCCTGCAAAGCAACCACGAAGGCGACCTCATCGACGCCCTGCACCGGGGACGCAGCGAAAACATCGGCTGCGTGGTCAACCCCGCCGGGCTGACCCACACCTCCGTGGCGCTGCATGACGCCATCAAGGCCTCCGAACTGGACGTCGTAGAAGTCCACATCAGCAACCCCCACACGCGCGAAGCTTTCCGCCACCACTCCTTTGTCTCGCCCGTGGCCAAGGCAGTGATAGCCGGTGCCGGGGTCAGCGGGTACGCCTTCGGCCTGGATATCATCGCCGCCCGACACGCCGCACGATGCGCTTCAGAAAGCACGACCGCACAGGAAGGCTGA
- a CDS encoding sugar phosphate isomerase/epimerase, with translation MENLLEESDGDAGSYVASFFTLSGSGFGQPPRHPFSDRVSAAKKAGYDGIGLHLNELTDPAWNELNTADPSRVLDHMARILDGTGLDVVEIEFVGGWCDGPGNPAVAKAAELVGEVAGHLATDTVGGHHVSVGEFMAGPAADPQLAGRGLAEFAEALSGTGYVPAIEAFAWSKIPDYVLVRDIQAVTGVGGALADTWHAFNTGSTTDGITGGEMGLIAAVQLNGGYRVHDDFLANARSTRRLPGDGDLDGEGFIRAVRAAGFTGPWCVEVNYPEFRELDAAAAAGRSISAARTLVSVALSASRKHQTL, from the coding sequence GTGGAGAATTTGCTGGAGGAAAGCGACGGCGACGCCGGCTCCTATGTGGCAAGCTTCTTCACCCTGTCCGGCAGTGGCTTCGGACAACCGCCAAGGCACCCGTTCTCCGACCGGGTCAGCGCCGCTAAAAAAGCTGGCTATGACGGCATCGGCCTGCACCTGAACGAGCTCACCGACCCTGCGTGGAACGAGCTGAACACCGCCGACCCGTCGAGGGTGCTGGACCACATGGCCCGCATTCTGGACGGGACCGGGCTGGACGTCGTCGAAATCGAATTCGTGGGCGGCTGGTGTGACGGGCCCGGCAACCCCGCTGTGGCCAAGGCCGCTGAACTCGTTGGCGAGGTCGCCGGGCACCTGGCCACCGACACTGTTGGGGGGCATCACGTAAGCGTGGGGGAGTTCATGGCCGGACCCGCCGCCGACCCGCAGCTCGCGGGCCGGGGACTGGCAGAATTCGCCGAGGCCCTGTCCGGCACCGGTTACGTCCCCGCGATTGAGGCCTTCGCCTGGTCGAAGATTCCGGACTACGTTCTGGTCCGGGACATTCAGGCGGTCACAGGCGTCGGCGGCGCCCTGGCAGATACGTGGCACGCCTTCAACACCGGAAGCACTACCGACGGGATCACCGGGGGAGAGATGGGCCTGATCGCAGCCGTGCAGCTCAACGGTGGCTACCGCGTCCACGACGATTTTCTGGCCAACGCTCGCTCAACCCGACGGCTGCCCGGGGACGGCGACCTCGACGGTGAAGGCTTCATCCGCGCGGTCCGCGCCGCCGGCTTCACCGGGCCATGGTGCGTCGAAGTCAATTATCCCGAATTCCGCGAGCTCGACGCCGCTGCAGCCGCCGGCAGGAGCATATCCGCCGCCCGCACCCTCGTGTCCGTGGCTCTGTCGGCCTCCCGGAAGCATCAAACGCTTTAG
- a CDS encoding NAD(P)/FAD-dependent oxidoreductase: protein MSGSSTTEYDLIILGGGAVGENIADRAVQGGLTTVIVENELVGGECSYWACMPSKVLLRSAQALRAARQLPGAAEAVTGDLDVQAVLARRDYYTSNWSDAGQVQWLNSAGIDLIRGHGRISGTKRVTVTAADGSTTKLTARHAVAVATGSGALIPDIEGLADARPWTSREATSIKTVPESLAIIGGGVVATEIATAFAGFGTTVTLISRSGLLSTMEPFAGELVAESLREQGVTLLPDTKTTSVHRADGLVTIETGDGTTITAQEVLIATGRTPHTRDAGLDTVGLTPGDWIETDDTMRVPGFDWLYAAGDVTNRALLTHQGKYQARAAGDVIAARATGAAVFDAPWGRHVATADHTAVPQVTFTDPEIASVGLTAEAAATAGYNTRVVDYEIGHVAGAGLHAEGYKGTARMVVDEARKVILGVTFAGPDVSDLLQAATIAVVSEVPLDRLWHAVPAYPTVSEIWLRLLETYGRPPQEQLPQQQ, encoded by the coding sequence ATGAGCGGGTCCAGTACGACGGAATATGACCTGATCATCCTGGGCGGTGGTGCCGTCGGTGAGAACATCGCAGACCGCGCCGTCCAGGGCGGCCTCACCACCGTCATCGTCGAAAACGAACTCGTCGGCGGAGAGTGCTCCTACTGGGCCTGCATGCCCTCCAAGGTCCTGCTCCGTTCCGCCCAGGCACTTCGGGCAGCCCGACAACTGCCCGGCGCCGCCGAGGCCGTCACCGGGGACCTTGACGTCCAAGCTGTCCTGGCACGCCGGGACTACTACACCAGCAACTGGTCCGACGCCGGGCAGGTCCAATGGCTCAATAGCGCCGGCATCGACCTGATCCGGGGTCACGGGCGAATCAGCGGGACAAAGCGCGTCACCGTCACCGCGGCGGACGGCTCGACGACCAAACTCACCGCCAGGCACGCCGTCGCCGTGGCCACAGGCTCCGGAGCGCTCATACCCGATATCGAAGGACTGGCGGACGCCCGTCCCTGGACCAGCCGGGAAGCCACCAGCATCAAGACAGTCCCGGAAAGCCTGGCCATCATCGGCGGCGGTGTCGTCGCCACCGAAATCGCAACAGCGTTTGCCGGGTTCGGCACCACCGTGACCCTCATCTCCCGCAGCGGCCTGCTCAGCACGATGGAGCCCTTCGCCGGGGAGTTGGTCGCCGAGTCCCTGCGGGAGCAGGGCGTCACCCTGCTCCCGGACACCAAAACCACCAGCGTCCACCGCGCCGACGGCCTCGTGACCATCGAAACCGGCGACGGCACCACCATCACCGCCCAGGAAGTCCTTATCGCCACCGGCCGCACACCTCACACCCGGGATGCAGGCCTGGACACAGTAGGACTCACCCCCGGGGACTGGATAGAAACCGACGACACCATGCGCGTCCCGGGCTTTGACTGGCTCTACGCCGCCGGAGACGTGACCAACCGTGCTCTGCTGACCCACCAAGGAAAGTACCAGGCACGCGCGGCCGGAGACGTGATCGCGGCGCGGGCTACCGGCGCAGCGGTTTTCGACGCCCCATGGGGGCGGCACGTGGCAACGGCAGACCACACCGCGGTCCCCCAGGTCACGTTCACCGACCCTGAGATCGCTTCCGTCGGTCTGACCGCCGAAGCCGCCGCCACCGCCGGGTACAACACCCGGGTAGTGGACTACGAAATCGGACACGTTGCCGGGGCCGGCCTGCACGCCGAAGGCTACAAGGGCACGGCGCGGATGGTCGTCGACGAGGCACGCAAAGTCATCCTCGGCGTGACCTTCGCCGGACCGGACGTCAGCGACCTGCTGCAGGCAGCCACCATCGCCGTCGTCTCCGAAGTCCCCCTTGACCGGCTCTGGCACGCAGTCCCTGCTTACCCAACCGTCAGCGAGATATGGCTCCGCCTCCTCGAGACTTACGGCCGCCCACCGCAAGAACAGCTACCACAGCAGCAGTAA